The following DNA comes from Entelurus aequoreus isolate RoL-2023_Sb linkage group LG19, RoL_Eaeq_v1.1, whole genome shotgun sequence.
cttttccaagttttcatctgttttttcGTATATAGAATGGCGTCTAGagcagtagtccccaaccacagggccgcggcccggtaccggtccgcacaagaataaaaatacaaaataaaaatgtttttttattgtattttatttttttattaaatcaacataaaacacaagatacaattagtgcaccaacccaaaaaaactccctcccccatttacactcattcacacccaTTCgcataaaagggttgtttctttctgttaatatttctggttcccccCCCCACAACCGCCACAACTGTACACAGTGCAGTCTTGATTAAACCAAAGTGTGCCATCATGTGATATGGTCAAATGTATGTGTATGAATGTCTACAAAACATTTTAGTGTGCACTTTTGACTCCTGTGCTTCTTCTTAAAGGCAACTATCCTCAGGCTCTTGATGATTTCCAGGAGTGTTTAGCGCTGCAGCTTAAGCACCTTCCTCCTCACAGCCGTTTGCTGGCTGAGACCCATTACCATGTTGCCACAACACTTGGTTTCATGGTTAAGTTCAACCTGGCTATCCAGCACTACAGTAGCTCCATAAAAGTGATAGAGACCCGTCTGGGTGAGACCAAATTTTCTTTGACTTGCATgttcatttattaacacatttactGCAGTCAAATGCCCTTGTCTTGCGCCTAAATTGGGTTCTGAGCAGACTTTTGTGTGTAGCCATGTTGCAGGAGATCATAAATGCTGCAGAGGGCACAGAAAATGCTGCAGAAGACAAGACCGAGATGGAGGAACTGAAGCAGCTTCTGCCGGACATCAAGGAGAAAATAGAAGATGCGAAAGAAAGCCAGAGGACCATTAGCACGGCCTCCCAGGCCATCCAGCAGACACTTGTATGTTCCAATACATAACAAAACTCTCTATAAAGCTCAGCATGTCATGTGACTAGTTTTGTTTACGCTGCCTTGTTGGAGAAACCGCTGCTAGAATGAATACAATAGTACAACATGAAACGTAATTAAACAAACATAGCTGACTCCTATAATGCACGCAGTGTGCATTTTAGCACTTGAGTCAGCCATAATGGACACAGTTCCAGATCTACAGTTTTAGGACATGTACAACTACCATTAACTTTGCCGTCCTACAATCTTAAATCAAAAAATAGTATTTCCCCTTAAAAATATAACTTGGAGCaacaattacatttttgattTGTTTTCTGCTGTAAATTGGTGCCAGCCAACAAGCATTTAGCTTCTGTGTTGGCATGTACCCCTTCAGAATCTGAGTTAGTCTAAGACTGGGGGTCCAACTTGCCTTTTAAAGGGTACCTATGATTTAATGTACATTCAACACGTTTCCTTTTCATGTCTATATATTGGATATTCTTTGGTGTACACTTTGCACTGCAGTCACATATACCCCACTATCTGTGTGTTTGCAAATAACTCATGCATTTCCTTTGATTTTAAATGAAACCCTCAGtcacaatttatttttaaaatattaaggGTAGAGTAACAAGATCGGGAAAACGTGTATTCACCGGTTGCATTAGTTATGCACATTGCTGCATGTGTCACTGAATGGCCCAAGTTGATCTTGTGTGCATGACACAAGACAAATGATACCTACcggtaaatgttttttgttttaatatatcaaGTATTAATGTCGCAAGCTTTACTGGCGAAGTTTAGTGGTGACTCTAATTTTGTAGTGGCCCATTTTGATAAAACAGTCCAGTGTAAAATGTTGTGGACCAACACAGAAGTATTTACGCTGTTGACTTTAAGCAGGTGGAAGGGTATTAGACAAGGGGTGACACGTGAGGCACCAGGCAGCGGTTTAACAGCCAGAAAGGGCCATGCAAGCAGAGTACAAAAccagcacgttgtgtaaattgtaaataaaaaccgaatacaatgatttgcagatccttttcaacttatgttcatttgaatacactgcaaagacaacatatttaatgttcgaactgagaaactttttttttttgcaagtcattaacttagaatttaatggcagcaacacattgcaaaaaagttgacacaggggcatttttaccactgtttcaTCGCCTTTACTTAACACTCTGTAAATGTTTGTGaactgagaccaatttttgaTTTACAGCTTTAGTTGttaaacagtccggggtctccattgtcgtattttaggcttcataatgcgtcacccattttcaatgggagatagGTCTGGACCACATGCAGgctagtctagtacctgcacttttactatgaagccacgctattGTAACATGTGCAGCATGTGGAttcgcattgtcttgctaaaataggcaggggcgtccatgaaaaaggtgttgcttggatggcaaaatgttgctccaaaacctgtatgtacctttcagcattaatggtgccttcacagatgtaagttacccatgccttgggcactaatacacctccatacatcacagatgctggcttttgaaatttgcggatggttcttttcctctttgcaccggaggacacaacgtccacagcttccaaaaacaattggaaatgtggactcgtcagaacacttttccactttgcatcagtccattttagatgagctcgggcccagcgaagccggcggtgtttctgggtgttgataaatggcttttcgctttgcatagtatagttttaacttgcacttacagatgtagcgaccaactgtagttacggaccattgtctgaaccttttgataatattatggaccgtatatggtgaactccctaaattccttgcaacagctcgttgagaaatgttgttcttaaactgttcgacaatttgctcacgcatttgttcacaaaggggTGACcgtcaccccatccttgtttgtgaatgactgagcatttcatggaagctgctattACACCCagtcacggcacccacctgttcccatttagccggttcacctgtgggatgttccacataagtgtttgatCATTcgtcaactttcttttttgccacttgtgccagctttttaaaacatgttgcaagcatcaaattccaaatgagctaatatttgcaaaaaaaaaaatttccagttcgaatgttaagtatcttgtctttgcagtctattcaattgcatataGGTTAaaagattttcaaatcattgtattctgtttttatttacggtttaCAGAATGTGCCAACTTCATTTGTACTTCCACCACAGACTtaaactgaattaaaaaaaaaaaaaaaaaagagattgtgCACACACTGTTCAGTCATTAACGTCTTGTCTATCATAGTTTAGACTGCACAGAGAAACAGCTTGTTTTTCCCCTTCCAATATGGTGTGTGGTGCATGCAAGGATGTGTAACTTGTCCTGAGTGCTATACTCTTCATATTTACTTAAACACAAACTGTAGCTATGTGTTGTGAAGTATTGCTAATGCTGGTAAATCTCTTGCAGGGTGGTGCTTCAACATCATCAGCATCGTTCAGTGAAAACTCTGGCCAATCTTCAGCCTTCGCCACTCCCGCCCAGGTAAGAATCCACCAAGCAACGATCGCATAGCTAGTTTATAACATAATTTTGATGtagaaatgcaatttttttttaattcaagatccAATTAAAATCAACTGACGGTGCATCATCCTCTAAAGTGGCCTCAGACATCTCTCACCTCGTCAGAAAAAAGGTGAAGTCTTCGTTCCCTATATTGTATTTTTTGGAGCAGACAAAGGGTCAGTTTACTTTAATCAGGAGATGGGAGTTATTCTCTATTTAATATAACTTTGAACTTGTCAAGGCTTTTAAGGTAGTTGACCTGTTCAGAAAAGGAGCccttttgttttttactgtttgaTCTTTTTGGCGTGACTCTTGCTGTTTAAAGGGTTGTAGTGTGCATGCTTTACAGAGTCTGTCAGCTGTTTGCATGGTGCATTAATTGGTGGTTTTTTCCatatttgtttttgctcccacaAAATTAACATGGATTACAGTTGTGAGATCTTGTCTTCTATATTTCTACAGAGGAAACCAGAGGAGGTGAGCCCAGTAAAGGATGCTGATGCTAAACAGGCTAAACAGGAAGCCACAGTTAATGGCAGTGGGGATTCTAGTGGCAGCAACGGAGTTGAGGAGGAAAAGTCACAGGAGGCGAGTGTTAGGCTTGTGTTGTACCGTAATACTTGGCAGCAAGAAATCTGTAGAAAGCACATCAGACATATGCACTACTTGGATCGAATTGGGTTGAGCTTCCATTTTGTAATTTTTGATCAGAGGACTATTTGTCCACGTAagcaaacttttgttttttttccattatggATACAGGCTACAAATGACATTGCGAGATGATGAAGTGGACATTAAATATTTTCCTGTTAATCTaaatttttaatttcttttaggTTGTCCAGTCTTCAGCGTGTCAAGCCTCATCTTGAAAGCGCAGCATGGATACCTACCACTGTTTGATGTTTTTGTTGTAAATAAGATCCATTTTCATAGATTTGTTTGTTCCAGTTTTGTATACTTGGAGTAAATAAATTTGCAGATGCaaataatgtcctttttttttttttaactcttcaatgTAGACTGAATTTAATGCTAGTCAATGTACAACTTGAAGATTTAGCTGGATGGGTGTTAAAGTTTGACAATTAAGTGTCAATAATGGTTACCTATTGTACACAATACAAAATTGCATCTCAATGTACTATAATATAGCTCAGGTAAGTATTGAGTTGTGTTCGGTTAAGGCTAAGACTTCAAACTTGAAATGTTTTCCTGCATTTAAATTCTAATCCCCAAATACTGTAATCTTACGATGCATTTATGCCACACACTCTATGATTTAAACATGGTACTGCACTGAGGTCTGCTGCAAAAAATCTATACGGAGACtgcaacattaaaataaatgtagAAAACCTAATTCATCATGctgctttaaaatatttttaaaagactGTAGACCTGGCTACATTTGAGTAGGAATGGACCTTCCAAAATCTACGGACTAGTATGACTATTTTAATGAAAAAGTACCGTCTTTGCCGAACAATTCAACGTTTTATCACTTCTGGCATTACTAATCCCCCGAATAGGGACAACTACCAGGGCTGGTATTTGCCttggttttttaaaaaaaacatttttaagaagAGTCCAGGTGCATTGATACAACCTTTTTAAGGAtcgtgccctgatgtgggatctgagctgaggatgtcgttgtgccttgtgcagccttttgagacattcgtgattaagggctatataccgtatttttcggagtataagtctcaccggccgaaaatgcataataaagaaggaaaaaaacataagtcgcactgcagtataagtcgcattttttggggaaatttatttgataaaaccaacaccaagaatagacatttgaaaggcaatttaaaataaagaatagtgaacatgctgaataagtgtacgttatatgacgcataaataaccaactgagaacgtgcctggtatgttacataacctattatggtaagagtcattcaaataactaacatagaacatgctatacgtttaccaaacaatctgtctctcctaattgctaaatccgatgaaatattatacgtctagtctcttacgtgaatgagctaaataatatttgatattttacggtaatgtgttaatttcacacacaagtcgctccggagtataagtcgcacccccggccaaactatgaaaaaaaagctgccatttatagtctgaaaaatacggtaagtaaactTTGAATTATGGATTAAATGACTTGATTACTACACGACAGGATgatgtgggcagcacggtggcgcaggggttagtgcatgtgcctcacaatataaaggtcctgagtagtgtcgtagaatttctgaccttttgacatatgtttcttgtcttttaagaatgtccgctcattttcaattctcttctattttgtgccattgaatggaccagttgtgggacaaaggtgaatatggagttatgccaacctgtctacagaatgtttagattttccaaatatgactaagagatacaaggttgttttggaacagacaaaaccaaaacaaaacaatcatgacgcactcgataaaaaacaatgacgcacaagagacatataaaaaaaatggcagaagaccggaactcgggagtgattttggcttgtgtgtgtcttgagtaacatgtggtctgtctgcacggccaacttaattcaacctgcact
Coding sequences within:
- the nasp gene encoding nuclear autoantigenic sperm protein isoform X2 — encoded protein: MPEETSVSTSSASVDEKPCSSSAAAMDSSVYVMEEANKLIGTGNRHLVMGDIVSAVAAFQDACGMLAARYGDTADECAEALFLCGKSLLELARTENTVLGNALEGVPEESDDEEQPSNSNIESANNLDDEDDDGDDEGVEINGEQEEDEVGNLQLAWEMLELAKFIYLRKESKEDQLMAAQAFLKLGEVSTETGNYPQALDDFQECLALQLKHLPPHSRLLAETHYHVATTLGFMVKFNLAIQHYSSSIKVIETRLAMLQEIINAAEGTENAAEDKTEMEELKQLLPDIKEKIEDAKESQRTISTASQAIQQTLGGASTSSASFSENSGQSSAFATPAQIQLKSTDGASSSKVASDISHLVRKKRKPEEVSPVKDADAKQAKQEATVNGSGDSSGSNGVEEEKSQEVVQSSACQASS